A region from the Coffea eugenioides isolate CCC68of chromosome 9, Ceug_1.0, whole genome shotgun sequence genome encodes:
- the LOC113783416 gene encoding uncharacterized protein LOC113783416, with amino-acid sequence MAGGRFRELLRKYGKVGLGVHFSVSAASITGLYVAIKNNVDVQALFEKVGVQAPSKGGGGAEPGGDQDLNTNPETSTTTSTDGFVVEEEFKKRNRTAELAASSGGALALALLLNKALFPIRVPITLALTPPVARFLRSRQIIKNGL; translated from the coding sequence ATGGCAGGAGGGAGATTTAGGGAACTGTTGAGGAAGTACGGAAAGGTCGGATTGGGTGTCCACTTTTCTGTATCTGCGGCTTCCATCACCGGGCTGTACGTGGCGATTAAGAATAACGTCGACGTGCAGGCCTTGTTCGAAAAGGTCGGCGTGCAGGCCCCGTccaaaggaggaggaggagcagAACCCGGAGGAGACCAAGATCTCAATACCAACCCCGAGACttccaccaccacctccacAGATGGGTTTGTCGTGGAGGAGGAGTTCAAGAAGAGGAATCGGACTGCCGAGCTGGCGGCATCCAGTGGTGGGGCACTGGCTCTGGCATTGCTGCTTAACAAGGCTCTGTTTCCTATAAGGGTTCCCATCACCCTCGCTCTTACACCTCCCGTGGCCAGGTTTCTCAGGAGCCGACAAATTATCAAGAACGGTCTATAA
- the LOC113783826 gene encoding mavicyanin-like yields MKKEIKLRYGISFSCFLHASLVCVLLLCGARCETYTVGDEDNWSIGVNYLAWSTKYNFTVDDILVFKYTKGEHNVYEVSEATFRSCDASSGVVAKYTSGSDQIELKEAKKYWFICDISGHCLDGMRFGVDVSQAGAASNTTASGTSASAPLPSTNPNPNNASERGTSVIYLLLVLDLLLKFS; encoded by the exons atgaaaaaagaaattaagctTCGCTATGGCATCTCCTTCAGCTGCTTCTTGCATGCTTCTTTAGTCTGTGTTCTGCTGCTGTGCGGTGCCAGATGCGAGACTTACACGGTAGGTGATGAGGATAATTGGAGCATTGGAGTCAACTATCTCGCCTGGTCTACCAAGTACAACTTCAcggttgatgatattttgg TTTTCAAGTATACAAAAGGGGAACATAATGTGTATGAAGTGAGTGAGGCCACCTTTCGATCTTGCGATGCAAGCAGTGGAGTTGTGGCAAAATACACAAGTGGAAGCGATCAAATTGAGCTCAAAGAAGCCAAGAAGTATTGGTTTATTTGTGACATATCTGGGCACTGTCTGGATGGGATGAGGTTTGGTGTCGATGTAAGTCAAGCAGGCGCAGCCAGCAATACTACTGCATCAGGAACGTCTGCTTCAGCACCACTGCCATCCACCAATCCAAACCCAAATAATGCATCCGAAAGAGGGACTTCTGTGATTTACCTTCTTCTTGTacttgatttactattaaaattttcttga